A genomic stretch from Edaphobacter aggregans includes:
- a CDS encoding AAA family ATPase, giving the protein MDPIYFQTYQYYQARQKEVSDPTTLIVVDETDRLLMNSLEQVRSVFDSGDMGMILIGMPGIEKRIARFLQLYSRIGFVHEFRPLGAAEVQELLERCWTPPGVTLPDSGFTPEVVARLVRMTGGNLRLLTRLLTQVERVLGVNDTQVISVEIVEAARDSLVIGQA; this is encoded by the coding sequence GTGGACCCCATCTATTTTCAGACGTACCAGTACTATCAGGCTCGCCAGAAGGAGGTTTCGGACCCAACAACCCTCATCGTCGTCGACGAGACCGACCGACTGCTGATGAACAGCCTAGAACAAGTGCGCTCCGTCTTCGACAGCGGCGACATGGGCATGATCCTGATCGGTATGCCCGGCATCGAGAAGCGCATTGCTCGCTTTCTTCAACTTTACTCGCGTATCGGCTTCGTTCATGAGTTTCGGCCGCTCGGGGCTGCCGAGGTCCAAGAGCTTCTTGAACGATGCTGGACACCACCCGGCGTGACCTTACCTGACAGCGGCTTCACCCCCGAAGTCGTAGCTCGTCTAGTTAGAATGACCGGCGGCAACTTGCGACTTCTCACACGGCTGCTCACTCAGGTGGAACGCGTCCTAGGCGTCAACGACACCCAGGTAATCTCGGTCGAGATCGTCGAAGCAGCGCGGGACAGCCTTGTCATCGGCCAAGCCTGA
- a CDS encoding helix-turn-helix domain-containing protein — protein sequence MHETYSASPRLELKNYVCAFAQRRLEQDSAALVEPVPACLEQIFNFEFGIHPIGELGDARRFTLNRLSIVGASAYRPFNMHLYGGVESFAIFFQPLAFWQLFGLPMDSFVNQHYEGYAVLGREADQLWNRLAEAVTFAERVKFAEAYLLPKALNAGRKSSIMNAALYISRAKGTLRLDHVANQLSLGLRQFERNFLSEIGLSPKLYSRVARFQAALDMRIHRQDTGWANLANEFGYYDQTHMIKDFQKLSGFSPKDLLLRIGDMRPPALMGAVGESQILTTSVSDHRLIPR from the coding sequence GTGCATGAAACCTATTCAGCTTCTCCTCGTCTTGAATTGAAGAACTACGTTTGTGCCTTTGCGCAGCGAAGGCTAGAGCAAGACAGTGCGGCTCTTGTAGAGCCTGTGCCGGCATGTCTGGAGCAAATATTTAACTTTGAATTCGGCATCCACCCTATTGGAGAATTAGGAGATGCTAGGCGATTCACGCTCAATCGGCTTAGCATCGTTGGGGCAAGTGCTTATCGCCCGTTCAATATGCATCTCTATGGCGGGGTGGAAAGTTTCGCGATATTCTTCCAGCCCCTGGCTTTCTGGCAACTCTTTGGATTGCCTATGGATTCTTTCGTGAATCAACACTACGAGGGATATGCCGTGCTGGGTCGCGAGGCTGATCAACTATGGAACAGGCTGGCCGAGGCCGTTACGTTTGCTGAGCGAGTCAAATTTGCAGAAGCTTATCTGCTCCCGAAAGCGCTGAATGCTGGAAGAAAGAGCTCAATCATGAATGCAGCACTCTATATATCTCGAGCGAAGGGTACTTTGCGATTGGATCACGTTGCTAATCAGTTGTCCCTGGGACTGCGGCAGTTTGAGCGCAATTTCCTGAGTGAAATTGGTTTGAGTCCCAAACTGTATTCGCGAGTAGCGCGATTTCAGGCTGCGCTTGACATGAGAATCCATCGCCAGGATACCGGCTGGGCTAATCTCGCGAATGAGTTTGGATACTACGATCAGACGCACATGATTAAAGACTTTCAAAAACTCAGTGGGTTTAGTCCCAAAGATCTTCTCTTGCGGATTGGCGACATGCGTCCTCCAGCGCTGATGGGAGCAGTTGGTGAAAGTCAAATTTTGACGACGTCGGTGAGTGATCATCGCCTTATCCCGAGATAA